A window of Falco rusticolus isolate bFalRus1 chromosome 18, bFalRus1.pri, whole genome shotgun sequence genomic DNA:
AGTGGTGTTCAGCTTGCGATGAGGTCTCGGGGAGGCAGGGGGTCTCCCGAGAAGTCATGAGCTGTGTGCTACTTTACCGCCTCTGTAATCCCATTGTAAATGTCACGTTGTTTTTCACCATTCAGTAGCATTGCGGGTAGAGCTGTgactctgctgccttcccaagGCAGAGCTGGTTCTGAAATCTGTTTGTGATGCATGTGGCGTTACCATCCACTGATACAACGAAACAAGAAAATGCCTTATTGTGGACACTATTCACATAACTAGCATGTGGCTGTAAAAGAGAAGCATTAGTTTTATAGCTCTAATGTTGTCCTACCATTTCTGaatgtttccatttcaaagtGACAATCCTCAAATGACTGCTCTAGGCAGAGATGTTTTAGCAACAGATTTTTAGACctgatttgaaaatatatgCACAAGAGTCACTCTAAGATACCTTGTTTATATACTATTGtacataagatttttttttttttgtgcaataAAGTTTGTTTTGGCAGAATCTAGGCTGTGGTACTCCTTAGTGGAACAACGACTCATTCACAGAGCAGAGAGGACTGCAGAACAGTTTCTCAGTGTCACTGCTGGCTCCAGGATTCTTTAGCCAGAGTCACATTTGCATCGTCTGAGACTGCAGTTGCAAAAGCAGCTTAGATAATTTCCTTGTTGCTGTGACAAGGTATTTAGTTGCCTGTAATGGTAAGTGGCATTTCCACCCACAACAGAGGGGAAAATTCAGAGGTAAGCAAGTATGAATTAGTCCTGGTAAACTTTTCAAGCTAGACACTTTTtacaaaacttttatttcaagtCCACTGTCCCTGTGTTTCAGGTGATATGCAAATAACCTCACAGGAAGAATTATATACAGGCACAGAACATGTAGCAGTCAAGGTATTGCCTCCTTGGCTTCCTCTGGAGTGATTTCCTGAGAGTACAGCTCCGTAAAGAGAGCGGGCAGCCAGTACTGAGgttctcctgctgcctgcataTCCAGCCAGGCCATTCCTTCCTTCAGCAAGTGTTCCTATACAGACAGAGCGGAAACTGTGAGTGAAACTTAACTAAATGGCTGAGAAGCCATTCACAACAGAGGCCTGACCCCGTATTTATTCGAGGGTAAGGGAGAGCTTAGAGTTTGGGCTACAGTAATTTTTAGTCAACTTGACCAGGAGAAATATAGTTCAGACATCCAGCCATGCCCATGTTTGTGTAGGACCTGAGCTAAGAAGATTCAAGTTTTAATGGAGCTTAGCAAAGCCACAGGAATATATGCAGCTACTGAGATTCCGCTTTCCTCGCTCTGCTTACGCAGCACGTACTCTGCCTTTGGTCAACCAGCAGGCTTAGGATCCCCTGTGTGTGTTGTGATAACATGTCCCCAGCCAGGTgtctgctgcagggctgcgcGAGCAGTCACTCTACACTGTCATTGAACTCCGTGACGTGAGACCTTCATACGTACCAGCACTTGCTTTGCACGTTCCGTCTCCCACTTAAGACTGGACCTGATCTCACTGACTGTTACATAgccctttttctgaaaaaagaagaaaaatactctcTGCTTATAGTCAAGAATTAAGTCCATAGTTTAAAAGAGTGTGGACAGTTTTGCCTGCAGGCCTGGTCTAATCAGTTTCTCATCATGGAAGCAATAAGGTTCTTTCAAGGtggttgtattttaaaatctcctgGCTCAATACCTCTGCCAGCTGCAAGACGACAGTGTGATCCATGTTCAGTTCAGCTGGCACTGACTGGATCAGGTATGTTCCGCCAACAGGGATAATCCCAAAGCCGTTCCCCAAGACCTTCAGTTTCTTGATGGCACGAAGGAGATCATCCCTGAGAAGCAGAGGTCAATGCAAGGCTTTAGAGAGCCTCTCTCAAACTGCACACTACATTCTGTAAATGAAAGCTTGATGTGCAGAAGCTATGAGCAAGAACAGCCCCTTGGAGCTTGCTCcagtttcagctgaaacagctgaaaattttttttataaagcaatttAGAATTAGTGttattatataaatacatatattataCAGATATAGTATATCTGTGCCCCCCTTCAGAAGTGCAGACTTGCGTTAGACACACACTGGTGGCACCGGAGCTGCAAGTGTTAAACTTTAAGATTCAGCCCCAGTTTGTGATCATGACAAGTTGTGTCCTGAAGTCTGATTCTGTAATGATACCCGAGTCCCTCCCTTACAGCTCGGGAGCCCAGAACCGCTCCAGCACATTGTGGCAGTAAGAGAGCTGGATTTTCAGGGAACCAACTGTCTCCAGCTCAAGGCAACAGTCCTTTACACCTTAGGGCTCCCAGAGAAagcacactgctgctttctgaaatggtTAAGTCATTAAATGTGGATCATGTGTAAGTGACTCCATTGACAGAAGTCAAATTTGGAGTCCCATCACAGCTGGAGATCAGTcacccccttttcttccccaaatcTACTTGATTCCCCTTTACGCAGACACTCACTGGCTGACATCCTGAGCAaacttcccccttcccttcagcACTTGCTGATGAAGTTCTTCCAATGTTATCAGACCTAAGAGTCAACAAAAGAGGACAGGAAAGCATTACTGCATAGCAATACGATTACTCCAGCAAGAGCAGTCAAGGGTCCTTCGTGCATTTGCCACTGGCTCACCCCTGCCTTCCATTTTACAAGTGGCTGTTCATTGTTCCCAGAATCAAGCACTGGGTGGGATAAGCACTGAGTCCCTTCTGTTCCCAGGACTAACATGCGGCAGTCAGCTGTTGCCTTTTCCCACAAGACTCAGGCTTCAACTGACTTTGCTGTAGCCCAGTCCTGGTCTCAGATTGCCCCTTTGGAATGAAGAACATCTACTACCTTTTCATTAGGCACTTATCACTGGTATTCCAGCTCTTCTGAATATTGCTGTGATCCTTCGGAGACAAGCTTACTGCCAGGTTCAAAGCAGTAACCTGGCAGTTTTGTAATCCTTCAGGATTGTCACTGACCCCCGCTCCTTCCCCATGATACTGTGAGTTATGGTTTTGTTACCTAAACAGGGCAGAGCTCGTTGATTTCTGTAGGAATCACTAAAGCTGGCTGATTATCAGTGGTAGCTGTAACGTGTTGTAGAAACAAAATGAGGCTTTTGAGGAACAAGGAAGACTTAACTGCCATCTTGGTAATTTGTGAGATCTAGTAAAGAACACTACACAGAGCGATGCACCtcattttccacagcaaaaaGGTATCTGTCCTCCTATTAGCTGTATCTCAGAGAAACCAGAGTGGGATCCTCACCTCCATTCCTGTGTTTCAGAGCCAAGCAAACTTCAATGATCTGCACACCCAGCTCGTAGTAAAAGTCTCCAACTCCCAGCATCTCTGACCAGAATCCTTTACCGGCTGTCAAGtgagaaaggggaaagcagTTGGACCACTGGGCAAAATATTCTTCCTTAACAGTTACTGATGTGAAGCAGGCTGCTCACAAACCTCACTGTGAGGACTCAGGTCTGTTAATGAAAAGTCTCCActttatagaatcatagaattgtttgggttggaaaagacctttaagatcaccaagtccaacaGTTTTGGTTATCTCCACCCATTTTCCTCCCACCCTTTTAAGTAAATAGCACCCAAAAGTACACTGCACCAGTTCACAAGCCCTGTGAGTCAAAACCCCATCAGCTTCGCTCGGGGACAGCTGCCACCAGCTTCAGTGCGACCTGTTTACAGTGAGAGATCAGCGAGGTCGTTAACCCCCCGTGCCTGTTCCTCACATGCCAAAGGATCCACTCCGATGGTTGCACACATATCCTGGAACTGGACCCGGAACTCGGGGTTTTTACGGATCTCTTGCTTGTGCTTGCTAGCAAACTCTTCTAAGTTGGTCTTAAACATGTCCAGCTGCTTAGACATCTGAAAGAGAATCGCAGAGAAGCGTTTCTGTGTTCGCACTTATTTAATGTGGTTTTTCTGCCAAGGCAGCCCCCACAGGCACTGAGTGAGCAGAATCCTCAAGAAACACTGAGGTCTCTGACGTGCTGCCTACCCAGTGCTGATGGCCCCAGTGGTcttaaaggaaggaaacaagataaaaatcacTCAGTGAAATCAGAATTCTCCACATGCACGCTTTTAATACTGAATACAAACCAGTATCAGACCACAGTGGAGATAAGACAAAGCGAAGGCCAAGAGATAGGCTTGAGGGGGGCAGCAGTGACTCAGTGATGTACACAGAAGCAGTTCTACAGAAATGAGATGTTGCCGAGGTCTCGAGAAGGGAGGCAGTGCAAGGCTTGCAGCAAACACCCCAGCTCTGTGAGGGAAAGGCAGCCTAACGGGTGCCATTGTTACCCACGCTGCTCATGGATAACGCTCCGGACACCAAAGCAGAGCGGGAAGCAAAGGCCAGGTTTGGGCTGGGCTCACAGCCAGTTATTGCTGCTGCCGGGGCAGCAGGGGATCTCCCACCTGGGCGAGCTGGTCTTCGGCCAGGACCGTCCCTCGCTCCTTGTACTTCGcctgcaggaagaaaacaggatgatggaggcagtgctgcaggtggaCCAGAAACCAAAACTGGATGAGGGAGATGCTCCGTAAGGATGGCTGAACCAGGAGGACATGCGGACCAGTGCCCTGGGCAAGCAGGGAGTCCACCGGGGATGGCAGATGTGAGAACAGGGATGGCCCCACACCGAGCCTGGCACCCCCTGCCACAGGGCTGAAGGGTCCTGGCCCCCCTCACAGGGTACTAATGGCCCTGGGCAGCTCCCACCACCCAAGACCGGGGGTCCTGGCCCCCCTCACGCGGGACTAATGGCGCCGGGCAGCTCCCTCCACCCAAGACCGGGGGTCCTGCCCGCCTCCCCAGGGGCCCGGAGGGTGCTGCCCCGTCCCAGCGGCTCTGGTACCCCTCCACGGGCCGGGGCCGCTGCCCACGGGCCTGACACCCCCCGCaccgggcccggccgccgcccccccgaTCCCGTCCCCCTCCCCAGCGAGATCTCGACGCCCCTCACCTCCGCGAGCTTCTTCTTGGCGATGGCGCCGGCGCCCACCCCCCGCCGGTGCatcccggccccgccgcgccgcgtGACGTCATCTCCCCGCGACGGGCGGGGTGACGCACGGcaggggcggggccgcgccgcgtGACCGGCCCCCCTCGCGTGACAGGGCCCCCCCGTCACCCCTCccgagggcggggggggggggggcgctggggggcCCAGACCGCGCGGGGGgtccttgtgtgtgtgtgcgcgggGGGAGGACGAGACCCTGCTGGGGTGGGCCCCCCGGGGGGGGAGGCCCGTTTGCGGGGGGACGCTCCGTGGGAGGGGTcccccccggggcgggggggttgcCCTCACTGGAGGGGGGTTTCAGGCTcccccggggtggggggagccctGTTCGGGTAGGCatgacaccccccccccaatagATTTGAGTCCCTCTTTGGGGGGTCACctctttggggtggggggagtctgcctctggggtggggggagctcGGTTCGGGTACAGGTGGCCCCCCGAAATGGAGTTAAGTACCTGTTTGGGtaggccccccccccccgggttGGGGGTAGCCCTCAGTGGAGGGGGATTCAGTCTCCCCCGAGGTGGGGGGAGCCCCCCAAATGAGCGTAAGTCCCTCCTTGGGGGAAGGGGTCCCCCCCCAGGAGTGGGGGGCTAGCCCTCAGTGGAGGGGGGCTTCAGCCTCCCCCAGGGTGAGCCCAACTCGGGTGAGCCCAACTCAGGTAAGCCTGCCCCCGCAGATGGAGGTAAGTCCCAGTTTGGAAGGGGGGGGTCCCCTCTGTGGGAGGGGCCCCTCCACGCTGGGGGGTCAGGCGGGAGGGCGAGCTGGGGGCGCCTGTGTTggggcagcccagctcccagcccgGTTTGTTGGGTCCCGAACACCGCAAATCCTGTGTGGGAATCCCGCCGGCCCCCTCGCTGGCACACACGGTGGGTGACTCTTTAACAACCTTGTTTGAAAGGACatacctattttttttaactcatatTTTATAGCCCATCCCCAAATTGGTTCTTCTCCGAATCTTACTTCAGCTTCAAACCCAACTCTTTATTGCTTGCATTAGCAAAACGGACAATATGCACAGAAGGGAGTGAATGTAGGgtcccttcctcctcctcgcGGGTCTTGCTGGGGTGAGGAGAGCGTTCCCTGGGGGGTCCTGGAGCTACGCAGTCCTAACAAAGCAGAAGTGGGAGAGAAAAACATCAATTCCTGCGGTGTGGCGCTTAACCCGTTTTCATTTGGTTCCGATAGGAAACAAGGCACAAGTTCTCGCCTTCCCTAGCGACCACCCCCCCGGATACTTTGCAAATCCATTTTGATAGCAAGATGTGACTCCAAGTTAGTATCTAATAGTAAGTACCTACaagttttgaggaaaaaaaaccccaaaacccagccagcagctgggtaGAGGAGAGAGATGCAAATCAGTGTTTCTCCGCAGGAAAGGCTGCAGTATGAGCTCAACAGTTATTTGTTTTCCCTGGCCGGCTGGCCGGCCACTCGGCTCATATTGTCTGACCAAGCTGCCTGGAATTGTCTGTagcacagagctgcctcttATTTCCAACCTACATTTATTCATGGCCAGTTCATCCCTTTTTGTTCTTATGCCAACTTTTGCCATTAGCATAAACAGCTCTTTTCTcgcttgttttttttaatagatggtGACTTTGTCTTACTCGGCTAAGCATAGGATGGGCTTGCTGTTCCCTGGAGCCTCCTTGGGGCCCTCCCCTGCACCTTTTGCATCCTGGTTACTTGTGTTTCTCTCTGAAAGCCTTTCGTAGCAGTGTAcaatgcacaggaaaaaaaaaaaagacacctctattttctcattaaaaagagggggaaaggcTTTACTAACCTCCCTGCTCTATAGACAGCAATTTTTTTGCAATCTGTCTTTCCCCATCTTTGTTGTATCAATGAGCTGAGGATACTTTTGCAGGACCAAACTCTGGCCAGAGCCCTTAACTCTCCAGTCA
This region includes:
- the SNF8 gene encoding vacuolar-sorting protein SNF8, with the protein product MHRRGVGAGAIAKKKLAEAKYKERGTVLAEDQLAQMSKQLDMFKTNLEEFASKHKQEIRKNPEFRVQFQDMCATIGVDPLASGKGFWSEMLGVGDFYYELGVQIIEVCLALKHRNGGLITLEELHQQVLKGRGKFAQDVSQDDLLRAIKKLKVLGNGFGIIPVGGTYLIQSVPAELNMDHTVVLQLAEKKGYVTVSEIRSSLKWETERAKQVLEHLLKEGMAWLDMQAAGEPQYWLPALFTELYSQEITPEEAKEAIP